In Moorella sp. Hama-1, a single genomic region encodes these proteins:
- a CDS encoding vWA domain-containing protein, giving the protein MPAGYQPGLTLEANLVQFIHLLRRLGLRVSTAETLTALAALQDLPLDREEVVRAALQATLVKDEDRVALFRQAWAYFFHPGGEENPDLQPPPDDAGPVEPAAGPDPEQDLLFRGRPLELPAADREVYQQLAPEIRQRLQQFVQASDAGAPDDERFRPLLAALVSGQLNYWRRQLAEERAMLTPREGAVLDAALARIVAAADQDTGILWADLKELATADPERVTRVIRRLVRRLATVLARRYRPARKKGAINWRQSIRRNLQYGGLPLRLAYRARRVKKPRLLLLADVSGSMARYATFVMEFIYGLGQVVGGVEAFVFAEDFRRVTPLLDKRLAPAELQAKLMAATPTWGKGTRLDLALTGILKEYPALFQKNTVVLLISDTKTLQLPAAAGALKKWRGRVKDILWLNTLPREEWPHWHSVAAFRPYCRMFPCRSLGQLELILREHL; this is encoded by the coding sequence GGCAGCCCTGCAGGACCTCCCCTTGGATCGGGAAGAAGTGGTTCGGGCGGCCCTCCAGGCGACCCTGGTCAAGGATGAGGACCGGGTAGCCCTTTTTCGCCAGGCCTGGGCCTACTTTTTTCATCCGGGCGGGGAAGAGAACCCGGACCTGCAGCCGCCGCCGGATGACGCCGGCCCGGTAGAACCAGCGGCTGGTCCCGATCCAGAGCAGGACCTCCTTTTCCGGGGTCGCCCCCTGGAACTGCCGGCTGCGGACCGGGAGGTCTACCAGCAGCTGGCGCCAGAGATCCGGCAGCGCCTGCAGCAGTTCGTCCAGGCCAGCGATGCCGGCGCCCCGGATGACGAACGCTTCCGCCCCCTGCTGGCGGCCCTGGTCAGCGGCCAGTTGAACTACTGGCGGCGCCAGCTGGCTGAGGAGAGGGCGATGCTCACCCCCCGGGAAGGAGCAGTGCTGGATGCCGCGCTAGCCCGGATAGTAGCGGCAGCAGACCAGGATACCGGCATCCTCTGGGCCGATCTTAAAGAATTGGCTACGGCCGACCCGGAGAGGGTAACCCGGGTCATTCGCCGCCTGGTCCGGCGCCTGGCCACGGTTTTGGCGCGGCGCTACCGCCCGGCCCGGAAAAAGGGGGCTATCAACTGGCGGCAGAGTATCCGCCGCAACCTCCAGTACGGCGGCCTGCCCCTGCGCCTGGCCTACCGGGCCCGGCGGGTGAAAAAGCCCCGCCTCCTGCTGCTGGCCGATGTCTCCGGCTCCATGGCCCGCTACGCCACCTTTGTCATGGAATTTATTTACGGCCTGGGCCAGGTAGTCGGCGGGGTGGAGGCCTTTGTCTTTGCGGAGGACTTCCGGCGGGTAACGCCCCTCCTGGATAAGCGACTGGCGCCGGCGGAACTCCAGGCCAAACTAATGGCGGCGACTCCCACCTGGGGTAAGGGCACGCGCCTGGACCTGGCCCTGACAGGTATCTTGAAGGAGTACCCGGCCCTGTTCCAGAAGAATACCGTGGTGCTCCTTATCAGCGACACCAAAACCCTGCAGCTGCCGGCCGCGGCTGGGGCCCTGAAAAAGTGGCGGGGCAGGGTGAAGGACATCCTGTGGTTGAATACCCTGCCCCGGGAGGAGTGGCCCCATTGGCATTCCGTAGCCGCCTTCCGGCCTTACTGCCGCATGTTCCCCTGCCGCTCCCTGGGCCAGCTGGAACTAATCCTGCGGGAGCATTTGTAG
- a CDS encoding FmdB family zinc ribbon protein, with the protein MPTYDFRCQECGERFTVKMSLKEKDKATCPACGSQKLQQLFTGITILGGSSGGGGCAAPAGSSFS; encoded by the coding sequence ATGCCAACTTATGATTTCCGCTGCCAGGAGTGCGGCGAGCGTTTTACAGTCAAGATGTCCTTGAAGGAAAAAGATAAAGCCACCTGCCCCGCCTGCGGCAGCCAGAAACTGCAGCAGCTCTTTACGGGGATTACCATCCTCGGCGGCAGCAGTGGGGGTGGCGGCTGCGCGGCTCCAGCCGGGAGCAGCTTCAGTTGA
- a CDS encoding tetratricopeptide repeat protein — MMSSLRRLSKKRPVLGILFVVVLSIGLVGSYAIFSAPKTPGVPPASQAQTPDANQQQAEAMQKAAQEQIGKLETDIGNLQKELQAKPNDAATALKLGDSQYNLGTLYLFVNNDQEKAAATFKGAVASYQQVLKLNPKEKGINLRLAGAALYAGDSKLAEDNFQAAIKADPNDNNARMTYGMYLASMKGDYQGAIDQWQEVLKHNPDKDTASQVQEMIKQAEAAKESANKPVPGQSPAGGGQSP, encoded by the coding sequence ATGATGTCTTCCCTGCGCCGGCTCAGTAAAAAGCGGCCGGTCTTGGGGATTTTATTTGTAGTCGTCTTAAGTATCGGCCTGGTGGGTAGCTATGCCATCTTTTCGGCTCCCAAAACGCCGGGAGTTCCCCCGGCGAGCCAGGCCCAGACCCCGGACGCCAACCAGCAGCAGGCGGAAGCCATGCAGAAGGCGGCCCAGGAGCAAATAGGCAAACTGGAAACCGATATCGGCAACCTGCAGAAGGAACTGCAGGCCAAACCCAACGACGCGGCCACGGCCCTGAAGCTGGGGGACAGCCAGTACAACCTGGGGACCCTTTACCTGTTTGTTAACAACGACCAGGAAAAGGCCGCCGCGACCTTTAAAGGAGCGGTAGCCAGTTACCAGCAGGTGTTAAAGCTGAACCCTAAAGAAAAGGGTATCAATTTGCGCCTGGCCGGGGCGGCCCTCTACGCCGGCGACAGCAAACTGGCGGAAGATAATTTCCAGGCTGCCATTAAAGCCGACCCTAACGATAATAACGCCCGCATGACCTACGGCATGTACCTGGCCTCCATGAAGGGCGATTACCAGGGGGCTATTGACCAGTGGCAGGAGGTTTTAAAGCATAACCCGGATAAGGATACGGCCAGCCAGGTCCAGGAAATGATCAAGCAGGCCGAGGCGGCTAAAGAAAGCGCCAATAAGCCTGTTCCCGGCCAGTCACCGGCGGGCGGGGGGCAGTCCCCATAA
- a CDS encoding B12-binding domain-containing radical SAM protein produces the protein MKIALIAPAWHDPLWETEKEKSIFPPLNLVTLAALTPPQHEVTILDESLTDLDFNEKYDLVGISAMTALAPRAYEIADGFREKGTRVVLGGMHPSALPEEAAGHADAVVVGEAEGSWQRLLADLENGQLRTFYRQEERPVLEHMVAPRRDLLQRDRYLIPDTVQTTRGCPFACSFCTVSQFFGHEFRFRPVEEVVREVQNLEGEVVAFIDDNIVGNPGYARRLFTELARLPKKIKWFSQGSLNIARDEELLQLAAASGCIGLFIGFESLSPANLQAIGKKVNLIADYQQAIKKLHDHGIAIEGAFVFGLDEDDDGVFERTVKFAQENRLEAAQFGILTPFPGTPLRATLEREGRITNSDWGEYTISKVVFEPKNMSAKTLQEGFNWAWQEFYSLGSISRRLGLTKRHAAILWALNLNIRKRFNHFVEKLRADNLIMPQPSLARQ, from the coding sequence ATGAAGATCGCCTTGATTGCCCCGGCCTGGCACGACCCCCTCTGGGAGACTGAAAAGGAAAAGTCTATTTTCCCGCCTCTGAACCTCGTTACCCTGGCAGCCCTGACGCCACCCCAGCACGAGGTGACTATCCTGGATGAAAGTTTAACCGATCTCGACTTCAATGAGAAGTACGATCTGGTCGGCATTTCGGCCATGACGGCCCTGGCACCCCGGGCCTATGAGATTGCCGATGGCTTCCGGGAAAAAGGGACCAGGGTGGTCCTGGGTGGCATGCATCCCTCGGCCCTGCCGGAGGAGGCCGCCGGTCACGCCGATGCCGTGGTTGTCGGTGAAGCCGAGGGTTCCTGGCAGCGACTCCTGGCGGATCTAGAAAACGGCCAGCTGCGAACCTTCTACCGCCAGGAGGAGAGACCCGTCCTGGAACATATGGTCGCCCCCCGCCGGGACCTCTTGCAGCGGGACCGCTACCTGATCCCCGATACCGTCCAAACCACCCGCGGTTGCCCCTTCGCCTGTTCCTTCTGCACCGTCAGCCAGTTCTTCGGCCATGAGTTTCGCTTCCGGCCGGTGGAAGAAGTAGTCCGGGAAGTCCAGAACCTGGAAGGTGAAGTTGTCGCCTTCATCGACGACAATATTGTCGGTAACCCCGGTTACGCCCGCCGCCTGTTCACCGAACTGGCCCGGCTGCCGAAAAAGATCAAGTGGTTCAGCCAGGGGTCCCTGAACATCGCCCGGGATGAGGAACTGCTGCAGCTGGCGGCCGCGAGCGGCTGCATCGGGCTCTTTATCGGCTTTGAATCCCTGTCCCCGGCCAACCTCCAGGCCATCGGTAAAAAGGTCAACCTGATAGCGGATTACCAGCAGGCCATTAAAAAACTCCATGATCACGGCATCGCCATCGAAGGCGCCTTCGTCTTCGGCCTGGACGAAGACGACGACGGCGTTTTTGAACGCACCGTCAAATTTGCCCAGGAGAACCGTCTGGAAGCCGCCCAGTTCGGCATCCTGACTCCCTTCCCGGGCACACCCCTGCGAGCAACCCTGGAGCGCGAGGGCCGCATTACCAACAGCGACTGGGGCGAATATACCATTAGCAAGGTGGTCTTTGAGCCCAAGAACATGAGCGCTAAGACCCTGCAGGAAGGCTTTAACTGGGCCTGGCAGGAATTCTACTCCCTGGGCTCTATCTCCCGGCGTCTGGGTCTAACCAAGCGGCACGCCGCCATCCTCTGGGCCCTGAACCTGAACATCCGCAAACGCTTCAACCACTTCGTCGAAAAGCTGCGTGCGGATAACCTTATTATGCCCCAGCCGTCCCTGGCCAGGCAGTAA
- a CDS encoding ROK family protein, with protein MCLLGIDLGGTSIKAGLVDKKGKILVKGQVPTGAGEGAVAVLGRIRDLARNLAGERGLALADIAGVGIGIPGSVDVERGEVRLAPNLFWRDFPLREELAASLDLPVVVENDAHVAALGEMWQGAGRGFHSLLMITIGTGIGSGLIIAGRIHHGVFGYGAEMGHLKMVRDGRQCHCGGQGCLETLASATAMVRSFREYLAAGHPSRLPDSPDLGAREILAAATGGDELAARVIDEAAYYLGTALANAVLLAGPEGVIIGGGPAQAGEIILAPIRKHMAAALGAWQLKPVPVLGAELGNDAGIIGAARLQLLR; from the coding sequence TTGTGCCTTTTGGGTATCGATCTCGGCGGGACGTCGATTAAGGCCGGCCTGGTAGATAAAAAGGGGAAGATCCTGGTCAAGGGGCAGGTGCCGACCGGGGCCGGGGAAGGGGCGGTAGCAGTCCTGGGCCGCATCCGGGACCTGGCCCGGAACCTGGCCGGGGAACGGGGGTTGGCCCTGGCGGACATCGCCGGGGTGGGGATCGGCATCCCCGGTTCTGTTGACGTGGAAAGAGGGGAGGTCCGCCTGGCCCCCAACCTTTTCTGGCGCGACTTTCCCCTGCGGGAGGAACTGGCGGCTTCATTAGATCTGCCGGTGGTCGTGGAGAACGACGCCCATGTGGCCGCCCTGGGGGAGATGTGGCAGGGTGCTGGACGGGGATTTCATTCTCTACTTATGATAACCATCGGCACCGGCATTGGTTCGGGGTTGATTATCGCCGGCCGCATTCATCATGGAGTTTTTGGCTACGGTGCCGAAATGGGGCACCTGAAGATGGTCCGTGACGGCCGGCAGTGCCACTGCGGCGGCCAGGGCTGCCTGGAGACCCTGGCTTCGGCCACAGCCATGGTCCGCTCCTTCCGGGAGTACCTGGCTGCCGGTCACCCCTCCCGGTTGCCGGACAGCCCCGACCTGGGGGCCAGGGAGATCCTGGCCGCCGCCACCGGGGGTGACGAACTGGCGGCGCGGGTTATCGACGAGGCTGCTTATTACCTGGGAACGGCCCTGGCCAATGCCGTCCTGCTAGCCGGGCCGGAAGGGGTCATTATCGGCGGTGGGCCGGCCCAGGCCGGGGAAATAATCCTGGCGCCCATTCGCAAACACATGGCTGCCGCCCTGGGGGCCTGGCAGCTAAAACCAGTGCCGGTCCTAGGGGCGGAACTGGGCAATGACGCTGGCATTATCGGCGCCGCCCGGCTGCAGTTGCTCAGATAA
- a CDS encoding tripartite tricarboxylate transporter substrate binding protein, producing the protein MRGKARYLLALVLAGALLLAAGCGKSQPQAQKAADKYPEKPITYLITFDPGGQSDREARRQQPLLEKSLGQKILIDYKVGGGGAVGWSELVRAKPDGYTIAGINLPHIILQPLQQSTGYKTEQIIPVAMFQSTPLGLAVLKDSPYKTLEDFLNAAKQKNGELSIGGSGTFSGHQMGTMRLEKMTGTKFKYVPFTGSAPQMTAFLGGHVDAVFANSDDLVKQKDKIRVLAFAGNERFEAFPDAPTFKEKGFDLVETIDRGVAVPPGTPDNVIKKLETAFLDIAKNPEIQAQMKKEGFVPIAMGHDESVAHIQKMTGIYKDLAAELKK; encoded by the coding sequence ATGCGTGGGAAAGCAAGATACTTGTTAGCCCTGGTGCTCGCGGGTGCCCTGCTGCTGGCGGCTGGCTGCGGCAAGTCCCAACCCCAGGCCCAGAAGGCAGCCGACAAGTACCCGGAAAAACCCATTACCTACTTGATCACTTTTGATCCCGGCGGGCAATCCGATCGGGAGGCCAGGCGGCAACAGCCCCTCCTGGAGAAATCCCTGGGCCAGAAGATACTCATCGACTATAAAGTCGGCGGCGGTGGGGCCGTGGGCTGGAGTGAACTGGTACGGGCCAAACCTGATGGTTATACCATAGCCGGTATTAACCTGCCCCACATTATCCTGCAGCCCCTGCAGCAGTCTACAGGTTATAAGACGGAGCAGATTATCCCGGTAGCCATGTTCCAGTCGACCCCCCTGGGCCTGGCGGTTTTGAAGGACAGCCCTTATAAGACCCTGGAGGATTTCCTCAATGCCGCCAAACAGAAAAACGGCGAACTCTCCATCGGTGGCTCGGGAACCTTTTCCGGGCACCAGATGGGTACCATGCGGTTGGAGAAGATGACCGGTACCAAGTTTAAATATGTACCCTTTACCGGCTCGGCTCCCCAGATGACGGCCTTCCTGGGCGGTCATGTGGACGCCGTTTTCGCCAACTCCGACGACCTGGTCAAACAGAAGGACAAGATTCGCGTTCTGGCCTTTGCCGGCAACGAGCGCTTTGAAGCCTTCCCAGATGCGCCGACCTTCAAAGAAAAGGGCTTCGACCTGGTGGAGACCATTGACCGGGGCGTAGCCGTCCCACCGGGAACACCGGACAACGTCATTAAGAAGCTGGAGACAGCCTTCCTGGATATCGCCAAGAATCCGGAGATTCAGGCCCAGATGAAGAAAGAGGGCTTTGTCCCCATTGCCATGGGCCATGACGAATCCGTCGCCCACATCCAGAAGATGACCGGCATCTACAAAGATCTGGCTGCTGAACTCAAAAAATAA
- a CDS encoding tripartite tricarboxylate transporter TctB family protein, with translation MRTQRMADMTSGAFLAALGVLSLVASYNIAGVTGEQLHPRTLPVFLSWVITLAGVALIFGGWRNQDESQTIDWPDKAGFKRLLMAMACMILYLLLIEPLGFATSSFLMLAFLIWYLSHYHPVIVVLLSLVTAVIIYFLFIQFLGLTFPVGPLGW, from the coding sequence ATGCGTACGCAACGAATGGCGGACATGACCAGCGGCGCTTTCCTGGCCGCCCTGGGAGTTCTGTCCCTGGTTGCTTCTTATAATATTGCCGGGGTTACGGGGGAGCAACTGCACCCCCGTACCCTCCCCGTTTTCTTAAGCTGGGTCATCACCCTGGCCGGGGTGGCCCTGATCTTCGGGGGCTGGCGCAACCAGGACGAATCGCAAACTATTGACTGGCCGGATAAAGCAGGCTTTAAGCGCCTTCTGATGGCCATGGCTTGCATGATTCTTTATCTGCTTTTAATTGAACCCCTAGGCTTCGCCACCAGCAGCTTTTTAATGCTGGCTTTCCTGATCTGGTACCTGAGTCATTATCATCCGGTGATTGTTGTCCTCTTAAGCCTGGTTACAGCTGTAATTATCTATTTTCTCTTTATCCAGTTCCTGGGCCTGACCTTCCCGGTAGGGCCCCTGGGCTGGTAG
- a CDS encoding tripartite tricarboxylate transporter permease, with protein MNFSWSYLLHGFAQAATPLNLAYALLGSLVGTLVGVLPGIGPTSAIAILLPLTTILPPIPAIIMMAAIYYGAMYGGSTTAIVVNIPGEASSVPTAMDGYQLARQGRGGPALGISAISSFVAGTLSLVGLTFFAPLLANVALAFGPPEYFALMFMALSLVVSLSGRALLKGLIATALGLLVSMMGLDPLTGEARLTFGTVSLMAGVNFISVIIGLFAIGEVLVNIERAVATIYENKVRDWLPTREDLKHSWGAMLRSSVIGFFLGLLPGCSPAVTTFIAYDAEKKVSKRPHLFGHGAIEGVAAAEGANNATCSGGFVPLFSFGIPSGPALAVLLGGFMMYGLQPGPMLFKENPDLVWAVIASMYLGNIILLVLNLPLVGLWARIALIPFPILGPMIILFSVIGAYSVRFLMFDVWVALIFGVLGYLMRKLGFPLAPMVLATVLTQMLETSLKQSMVLSDGSPLIFFTRPLAAVFMVLAFIMIAWGVWLQFSGRGKELAADDSD; from the coding sequence ATGAATTTTTCCTGGAGTTATTTACTGCATGGCTTTGCCCAGGCTGCTACGCCCTTAAACCTGGCCTACGCTCTGCTGGGCAGCCTGGTGGGCACCCTGGTGGGGGTATTGCCGGGTATCGGCCCGACCTCGGCCATTGCCATCCTTTTACCCCTGACGACGATCCTGCCGCCTATCCCGGCCATAATCATGATGGCTGCCATCTACTACGGCGCCATGTACGGCGGCTCAACCACAGCTATTGTCGTTAATATTCCCGGCGAGGCCTCTTCGGTGCCCACGGCCATGGACGGTTATCAACTGGCGCGCCAGGGCCGGGGCGGGCCGGCCCTGGGCATCTCGGCCATCTCCTCCTTTGTGGCCGGGACCCTGAGCCTGGTGGGTTTAACCTTCTTCGCCCCCTTGCTGGCCAATGTCGCCCTGGCCTTCGGCCCGCCGGAGTATTTCGCCCTCATGTTCATGGCCCTGAGCCTGGTGGTCAGTCTCTCCGGTCGGGCCCTGTTGAAGGGCCTCATTGCCACCGCCCTGGGTCTTTTGGTATCGATGATGGGCCTGGATCCCCTGACGGGGGAGGCCCGCCTGACCTTCGGTACAGTTTCCCTGATGGCCGGGGTGAATTTTATCAGCGTCATCATCGGTCTCTTTGCCATTGGCGAGGTGCTGGTCAATATTGAAAGGGCCGTGGCAACTATCTATGAGAATAAGGTGCGCGACTGGCTGCCCACCAGGGAAGACCTAAAACATAGCTGGGGGGCCATGTTGCGCTCTTCTGTCATCGGCTTCTTCCTGGGGCTTTTGCCGGGTTGCAGCCCGGCGGTGACAACCTTTATCGCCTACGACGCGGAAAAAAAGGTTTCCAAGCGGCCCCACCTCTTCGGCCATGGCGCCATCGAGGGGGTTGCCGCGGCGGAGGGCGCCAACAACGCTACCTGCAGCGGTGGTTTTGTACCCCTGTTTTCCTTCGGCATTCCTTCCGGGCCGGCCCTGGCAGTCCTTCTGGGTGGGTTTATGATGTACGGCCTGCAGCCGGGACCCATGCTCTTTAAAGAGAATCCAGATTTGGTGTGGGCGGTTATTGCCAGTATGTACCTGGGGAATATCATCTTGCTGGTCTTAAACCTGCCCCTGGTGGGGCTCTGGGCGCGGATCGCCCTCATTCCCTTCCCCATCCTGGGACCGATGATCATCCTCTTTTCCGTTATTGGCGCCTACAGTGTCCGCTTCCTCATGTTTGACGTCTGGGTGGCCCTGATCTTTGGGGTCCTGGGGTATTTGATGCGTAAGCTGGGCTTCCCCCTGGCGCCCATGGTCCTGGCTACCGTTTTGACCCAGATGCTGGAGACTTCCCTGAAACAATCCATGGTCCTCTCCGATGGTTCGCCGTTGATTTTCTTCACCAGACCCCTGGCGGCCGTCTTTATGGTCCTGGCATTTATCATGATCGCCTGGGGGGTATGGCTGCAGTTCAGCGGCCGGGGTAAGGAACTGGCGGCCGACGATAGCGATTAG
- the larA gene encoding nickel-dependent lactate racemase, producing the protein MTTIKIPYGQGYLTGELPGNIKVQEAAPREVAGVPDAAAEVRRALEQPTGNRGLEELRGARRVVIVVSDLTRPVPNEIILLVLLEKLNAIGIKDEQITILVGAGLHRPAPPEEFPQIVGTAIAARVKVISHDAYAPGILQPVGVSSRGTPIWINRHYLEADGRILIGMIDPHQIVGYSAGAKSLVIGCGGEATIRANHAHLVEPEATLGRVEGNPAREDIDEIGGLVGINLIINVVLNSHKGIVRAVAGHYLAAHRAGVAIARQVCEVPVPEIADLVIASPGGFPKDINLYQAQKGLAHAARVVKEGGVIILGAECREGAGEDRFLAGMQAGSTPEEVIAAFRKKEFQMGQHKAFLWCRSLVRARVIVVGDGVDDELARVVMVRKAPSLQAAIEMALQELPGAKVATVMPKANSTIPEL; encoded by the coding sequence GTGACAACTATCAAGATACCCTATGGTCAAGGATACCTTACCGGCGAACTGCCGGGAAATATAAAGGTACAGGAGGCAGCCCCGCGGGAGGTGGCCGGGGTACCGGACGCGGCGGCCGAGGTGCGCCGGGCCCTGGAGCAGCCTACCGGCAACCGTGGGTTAGAGGAACTACGGGGAGCCCGACGGGTAGTAATCGTCGTCAGCGACTTGACCCGGCCGGTGCCCAACGAGATTATCTTGCTTGTCTTGCTGGAGAAACTAAATGCCATCGGCATCAAAGACGAACAGATCACCATCCTGGTGGGGGCCGGCTTGCACCGGCCGGCGCCGCCGGAGGAATTCCCCCAAATAGTCGGCACAGCAATAGCTGCCAGGGTAAAGGTCATCAGCCACGATGCCTATGCTCCGGGCATCCTGCAACCGGTGGGGGTTTCCTCCCGGGGGACGCCCATCTGGATCAACCGCCACTACCTGGAGGCTGACGGCCGCATCCTGATCGGCATGATTGACCCCCACCAGATCGTCGGCTACAGCGCCGGGGCCAAGTCCCTGGTTATCGGCTGCGGCGGCGAGGCCACCATCCGGGCCAACCACGCTCACCTGGTAGAACCGGAGGCCACCCTGGGCCGGGTGGAGGGTAACCCGGCCCGGGAGGATATCGATGAAATCGGTGGCCTGGTGGGCATTAACCTGATCATTAATGTCGTCTTGAACAGCCACAAGGGGATTGTCCGGGCCGTGGCCGGCCATTACCTGGCGGCCCACCGGGCCGGGGTGGCCATTGCCCGCCAGGTATGTGAGGTGCCGGTGCCGGAGATAGCCGACCTGGTTATTGCTTCACCAGGCGGTTTCCCTAAGGACATCAACCTCTATCAAGCCCAGAAGGGGTTGGCCCACGCCGCCAGGGTAGTTAAGGAAGGGGGGGTGATTATCCTTGGCGCCGAATGCCGCGAAGGAGCCGGGGAGGACCGTTTCCTGGCGGGAATGCAGGCCGGCAGCACCCCGGAGGAGGTAATTGCAGCCTTTCGCAAGAAGGAGTTTCAAATGGGCCAGCATAAAGCCTTCCTCTGGTGCCGTTCCCTGGTCCGGGCACGGGTAATCGTGGTGGGCGACGGGGTGGACGATGAATTGGCCCGGGTGGTAATGGTTCGGAAGGCTCCGAGCCTGCAAGCAGCCATAGAGATGGCCCTGCAGGAATTGCCGGGGGCTAAGGTGGCAACCGTAATGCCCAAAGCCAACTCAACCATCCCGGAGCTTTAG
- the thiS gene encoding sulfur carrier protein ThiS codes for MIRVWLNDKQLQVAAGTTVANLLAGEGLLTPIATVAVNGRLLPRREWGDSLQDGDRVEVISMMAGG; via the coding sequence ATGATCCGGGTTTGGTTAAACGACAAACAACTGCAAGTAGCCGCAGGCACTACAGTGGCTAATTTACTGGCCGGGGAAGGACTGCTGACCCCCATTGCCACGGTGGCGGTCAATGGCAGGCTTTTACCGCGGCGGGAATGGGGTGACTCCCTCCAGGACGGGGATAGGGTGGAGGTTATCAGCATGATGGCTGGCGGCTAA
- the mraZ gene encoding division/cell wall cluster transcriptional repressor MraZ, translated as MFMGEYQHTIDDKGRLIIPARFREELGMKFVITKGLDNCLFAYPMPGWAEMEQKLRSLPFTRADARAFVRFFFSGATECELDRQGRILLPGNLREYARLEKEVVVVGVSTRVEIWSRVLWEKYCQETADQYEDLAEKIVDFNI; from the coding sequence ATGTTCATGGGGGAGTACCAGCATACCATTGATGATAAGGGGCGTTTGATTATCCCGGCCCGCTTTCGGGAGGAACTGGGGATGAAGTTTGTGATCACCAAGGGCCTGGATAACTGCCTCTTTGCCTACCCCATGCCGGGCTGGGCGGAAATGGAGCAGAAACTGCGGAGCCTGCCCTTTACCCGTGCCGACGCCCGGGCCTTCGTCCGTTTCTTCTTTTCCGGCGCTACCGAATGTGAACTTGACCGCCAGGGGAGAATACTGCTGCCAGGAAATTTACGGGAATACGCCCGCCTGGAGAAAGAAGTTGTGGTGGTGGGTGTATCTACCCGGGTTGAGATTTGGAGCCGGGTCCTGTGGGAGAAATACTGCCAGGAAACGGCCGACCAGTACGAGGACCTGGCGGAAAAAATCGTCGACTTTAATATATAA
- the rsmH gene encoding 16S rRNA (cytosine(1402)-N(4))-methyltransferase RsmH, which translates to MPFAHQPVLLAEVVQLLDPRPGEFFVDATVGGGGHSAAILPRLLPGGHLLGLDRDAAAVTAARERLAPFGTGAEIVQANFRDLAAVLAARGIQGVDGLLFDLGVSSYQLDNPERGFSYQVDAPLDMRMGQDQDLTAAKVVNNWPADKLAAVIWQYGEERWATRIADFIVAARQERPITTTGQLVTIIKEAIPAGARRSGHHPAKRTFQALRIAINGELDALQSALAELEAILKPGGRVGVISFHSLEDRIVKEVFRNLSGRCTCPPGLPVCTCGRRQVLVPVTRKPVVPTATEIAGNPRARSARLRVARRVLKNKDGE; encoded by the coding sequence TTGCCCTTTGCCCACCAACCAGTATTACTAGCAGAAGTTGTCCAACTCCTTGATCCCAGGCCGGGGGAGTTCTTCGTCGATGCCACGGTGGGTGGCGGTGGCCATAGCGCCGCCATCCTGCCCCGGCTGCTCCCCGGTGGACATCTCCTGGGTCTTGATCGCGACGCTGCGGCTGTGACCGCCGCCAGGGAACGCCTGGCTCCCTTCGGCACTGGAGCGGAGATCGTCCAGGCCAATTTTCGGGATCTGGCGGCTGTCCTGGCGGCCAGGGGCATCCAGGGGGTGGATGGCCTCCTTTTTGACCTGGGGGTATCCTCCTACCAGCTGGATAATCCGGAACGCGGTTTCAGTTACCAGGTCGATGCCCCCCTGGACATGCGTATGGGGCAGGATCAGGATTTGACGGCGGCCAAGGTAGTTAATAATTGGCCCGCCGATAAACTGGCAGCTGTGATCTGGCAATATGGCGAAGAGCGTTGGGCGACGCGGATTGCCGACTTTATCGTCGCCGCCCGGCAGGAAAGGCCCATTACGACCACCGGGCAGTTGGTGACGATTATCAAAGAAGCAATTCCGGCCGGGGCCAGGAGGTCCGGACATCATCCCGCCAAGCGGACCTTCCAGGCCCTCCGGATTGCCATAAATGGCGAGCTGGACGCCCTGCAGTCCGCCCTGGCCGAACTGGAGGCCATTTTAAAGCCCGGCGGCCGGGTAGGGGTTATCTCCTTTCATTCCCTGGAGGACAGGATTGTTAAAGAAGTCTTTCGCAATTTGAGCGGCCGGTGTACCTGCCCGCCAGGCCTGCCGGTCTGCACCTGTGGCCGGCGCCAGGTACTGGTGCCGGTTACCCGTAAACCCGTAGTTCCCACGGCAACAGAAATCGCCGGTAATCCCAGGGCCCGTAGCGCCAGGTTGCGGGTGGCCCGGCGGGTTCTAAAGAACAAGGACGGTGAATAA